One stretch of Cheilinus undulatus linkage group 5, ASM1832078v1, whole genome shotgun sequence DNA includes these proteins:
- the LOC121510331 gene encoding leukocyte surface antigen CD53-like → MHSPMLDEKRKCKQQQSPQTTRLRERDEAVILQRRSEQRRHRMAQHCLKCLKYTMCLANFLCFMCGVAVLGFGVYMTMNSNLTELTPTLAKFKVANILMICGIFITCVSFLGFLGALKENRCLLLMFFLLLFLLMLVELSAACLLLMYEREISIWVEKDLNDGLEEAKGKVKNSTDLPTQWDYLQNTLNCCGVKNATDWGVNLPQSCCVGGCSPSYHQYKETGCLDKLKTWFEENFLTTGIAVILLCIVEVLGMCFAMTLFCHISRSGLGYKL, encoded by the exons ATGCACAGTCCAATGCTCGATGAGAAGAGGAAGTGCAAACAGCAGCAAAGTCCACAGACAACGcgtctgagagagagagacgaggCGGTAATTCTTCAGAGAAG GTCTGAACAGAGACGTCACAGGATGGCTCAACACTGTCTCAAGTGCCTGAAGTACACCATGTGTCTGGCCAACTTCCTTTGTTTT ATGTGCGGCGTGGCCGTGTTGGGCTTCGGCGTCTACATGACGATGAACAGCAACCTCACTGAACTCACCCCCACCCTGGCCAAGTTTAAGGTGGCCAACATACTGATGATCTGCGGCATCTTCATCACCTGCGTGTCCTTCCTGGGATTCCTGGGAGCTCTGAAGGAGAACCGCTGTCTCCTCCTGATG TTTTTCCTGCTGCTGTTCCTGCTGATGCTGGTGGAGCTGTCTGCAGCGTGCTTGCTCCTCATGTACGAGAGAGAG ATTTCCATATGGGTAGAAAAAGATCTTAACGATGGCCTGGAAGAGGCGAAGGGCAAGGTGAAGAACTCAACTGACCTTCCCACCCAGTGGGATTACCTCCAGAATACA CTGAACTGCTGTGGAGTCAAAAATGCAACGGACTGGGGAGTCAATTTGCCGCAGTCCTGCTGCGTGGGCGGGTGTTCCCCTTCGTACCACCAGTACAAGGAGACG GGCTGTCTGGACAAGTTAAAGACCTGGTTTGAGGAAAATTTCCTAACCACTGGTATTGCTGTCATCCTGCTCTGCATTGTCGAG GTCCTGGGAATGTGCTTCGCCATGACGCTTTTCTGCCACATCAGTCGATCTGGACTGGGCTACAAGTTATAA